The genome window GTTGTAAATGGGTATAGCCTGGCATAATGGTTTCCACATGTTTTTCAGCCAAATCCAGCAAAACACTGTTCAGATTCGCCAACTTATCCAAGACATGGTCAAGTTGCTCCTTTAGATATAAGTGCATATCCGTTGCGACTTGGTCATTCCGAGAACGAGCCGTGTGTAGTTTTCCAGCCAGAGGACCGATTTTCTCTGTCAGCAACACTTCCATGTTCATATGAATATCTTCATTTGCAATATCAAAATGAAGCTCTCCTGTCTCTAAATCTCGCAACAAAGCTTTCAGACCATCTTGGATCTGCTCTGCCTCTTCCAAGCTTAAAATGCCAGTCTGTCCTAGCATTTGAACATGAGCTAGGGAGCCCATCAAATCAAATTTTGCCAGCTGGTGGTCAAAGGAAATACTCGCACCGAACTGTTCTACCCACTCTTCCACAGCGCCTTCAAATCGACCACCCCATAATTTTGTATTTTTCGACATATCTTGTCGTCCCTTTCTATCGCGTCACTACTCAACATTTTTCTGAACTTCTGAATAAACCTTAGTCGGAAGCCCCCAAAGCTTGATAAATCCAACGGCTGCATCTTGGTCAAAGGTATCCGCACTAGTATAAGTCGCCAAATTTTCATCGTAAAGAGAATTTGGAGATTTCCGAGCCACTACCTGGGCGTTCCCCTTATAGAGTTTAACTTTTGCAGTTCCATTGACAACTTTCTGTGTCTCCTTGATATAGGCAATCAAAGCCTGAGTTGCTGGGCTAAACCACAAGGCATTATAGATGAGATTGGACAACTCATTTTCGATAATAGGTTTGAAATGAGCCACTTCTCTCACGAGAGTCAAGTCTTCAATCTCCTTATGAGCTGCCAATAAAGTCACAGCACCTGGGCACTCATAAATCTCTCTTGACTTAATACCGACTAGGCGATTTTCCACATGGTCAATACGACCGACACCGTGTTTGCCTGCAATTTCATTTAGCTTTTGAATCAAATCAGCCACTTTCATCTTCTCACCATTGAGGGAGATGGGCACCCCGCAGCTAAACTCAAGGTCAATAAATTCTGGACTGTCTGGTGCCTCTTCTGGAGAAGATGTGATTCCAAATGCTTCTTCTGGCGCTTGGTTCCAAGGATTTTCCAAGACACCACATTCATTTGCACGTCCCCATAGATTTTGGTCGACAGAGTAAGGATTGTCAAGGTCAGCTGGAACTGGAACGCCGTTTTCTTTGGCATATTGGATCTCTTCTTCACGAGACCATTTCCACTCACGAACAGGCGCAACCACCTTTAAATTGGGATCCAAAGCTGCAATAGAGACTTCAAACCGAACTTGGTCGTTTCCCTTACCTGTGCAACCATGAGCAATTGTGGTTGCCCCCGTCTGATGAGCTATTTCAACGAGTTTTTTTGAAATAAGAGGGCGACTCAGAGCAGATACCAAGGGATACTTTTGTTCATAGTAGGCATGAGCCTGAAGGGCCACTAAAACATAATCATTAGCAAATTCTTCCTTAACATCAATGACATAAGACTCTACAGCCCCAACCCTGAGAGCTTTATCATGGATGAACTCCAAATCTTTTCCCTCACCCACATCCATACAAACAGCGATCACATCATAGTCTTTTTTTAACCATGTAATAGCAACTGACGTATCCAATCCACCTGAATAGGCTAAAATAACTTTTTCCTTACTCATTTCTCATCCTTCTTTCTATTTTTCGATAGAGGCTTTAAAAGCATCGTCAATCAATTTGTCCAACTCCCCAGAATCCTTCAACTTCTGGATGGTTTTGTCAACCGCCTCTTTTAATTCTTTACTGTCTTTTTTCATCGCAACAGCGTAGGAATCTTCTTTGTCATTGTCAACATCAAACTCAGCGACGGCTAGGTCTGGATTATTCTCTACAAATCCTTTCGCCACTGGTTCCTCAAAGATAAGAGCATCCAGTTGCCCTGATTTCAAATCTGTTATCAAATTTCCATTTTTAGGAAGTGAAACGAGAGAAGAATTCTGTAAGGTTTCTTTGACCAGAGTTTCCTGGATAGAACCTTTCTGCGCTCCAACCTTTTTCTGAGCTAAATCCTTCACTGATTGGTAATTCGTTAATTCAGATTTTCTTACGATAACCTTATTTTTCGAAGCGTAGTAGGGAATTGAAAAATCGTAAACTTGACTTCTCTCTTCCGTTTTAGAAACACCTGATATGGCAAGATCGGCCTTACCTGAATCAAGACTAGCTAGTACATTGTCAAAACTCATTGGAGAGAACTCCACTTCTACACCTAGTTCCTTTGCGATGGCTTTGGCTAGCTCAACATCTGAACCTACAATCTGATTTTTCCCATGAACCAATTTCTGGTATTCAAATGGAGCAAACTCTGGATTTAGGGCCACCACCAATTTTCCTTTAGCCTTAATGGCTTCAACACCTTGGGACTGACTGTTACTACAAGCAAACAATAAGGGAAACATAAGCAAACTAAACATCGCCATCAGCACCTTCTTTACTTTATTCATAGAAAACCCCCCTCTTATTTTTATACTTTTAAATTGTATAAATAATACACTTATCAACCTCGTTTGTCAAGTCAAAACTGTATTTTATTCCACTTCAATCAAGAAAATTCTTATTATATGATATATTTTTACATATAATAAGCTTATTTATACTATTTGAGTTTTAAGACAATTTAAAACATTGCATTGAATTCATACAAAAAGATCATTCTGAAAAGATATTTACACTTTTTGTTCTAGCAAAACAAAAAAGAGTCCTAAAGGACTCTCAGAACGTAAACAAACCCTATCAGAGTTGCAAAATTGCTCTTTTGAAGGTTGGCTATTATATAGTAGAAACTCTTAGGAATGCTGATATAATGCTATTTTTAAGAGTTTTCTACTTTCTCTAGTAAAAGAAAAAGATTGAAGAAAATTGTCCAAAATGGACTTTTTCTTCAATCTGGACACTTTTCAAATCCAAACTATTCTTTATAGAAAAACTTCCTATAAAATCGAGCAATAGTTAAAATACAAACAAATATAATTCCCAAAATAGATAATACTATGTTCACAAAACTCATTTCAGAACCTATAACATAGATATGAAAAAGAGGGGCTAGTCCTACACATAGAGACAATAGATAACTAATAAATCTTATCTCACCAATTCCTGCAAAAAAATATTTCATGTAACGATTCTCCATTTGCTCCATTAAATCAGTTTTATTTTAGAATAGCATAAAATAAGCAATCCTTCAATAAAAACCATTGGCGAAATACTATTCTAAAGCATTGATAGCTCAGATTTCTCAGAATAGAGCTGTCCAAACTATCGAACAGCTCAAATACATATATATATCCATGCAATTCTAAACTTAGAATTGCTATAAAATAAATGTTTTATGAGTATTCTAGGTCTTTGACTGCTTAAAATTTTACGTTCTGAAGGATTCTAAAGCTAGAATAGCTCAAAAATCACGAGAACTAAGGTATTTGAAGCTTAAGAGTCATACGTTCTCCATAGGATTTCTCCATTCTTATTAAGCCTAATTAAAATGTATTCCTAATAAGTGATCGTCGACTGTGTTTATAGCACTTAGTTCCCTAGATAAGACTATTTCCCTTTATCATATCTGATTTTAAGCTATTCTAAGACTTAACCTATGTTTCTATTAATTACTATTTTTAAATAATTCGTATTCCTTTTCTTTGATAAATGGAACTGAAAAATTAGAGAAAAGAAGTAAAACTGAAAACAAATAGCCTGCTTTTTGAATCACTAAAAGATATCCTAAAAACAAGTAAACTATAACATCCAATGCGAAAAGAAAAAATATTCTCCTCTTCATTAAAGTACTTGTGTCAAATAATCTGATGAATAAAAATTTTATCGTAGTATCTACACAAATTTTTATCAAAAAGATAAGAGTCAGTACATGATTATCAACTGTACCATGAAGAATAAATGGAAATATGGTTAATATGAAACTAGAAATCTCTAAGTATTTTATCCGAGGAGATTGAGACACCTTGCTTTTGAACTGACTAATTTTTTTATATTCGTTAGTCAATTTAGTATCAAAATCTTTACCAATTAAATGAAAGATTGCTAACTCTAGGATAAAAACACTTATTAATACGATATAAGTGAAAAAACTTTCTGGGAAAAATTTATTGATTAAAATTGGGAAACTCATTAACAGAACCGAATTTATGGCTAGACAGATAGATACTATTTTATTTTTCACAGAATATAGAGGCAGTGATACTATTGAGTAGATAAAAGCTAAAAAAATAAGCAAAAAATACTCCGTGTCATTTATAATCCCCTTGAATGATAAAAATATATACATCCAACATACGATAATGTGTATTTTACGAATTTTATCTACACTACTCATCCTTTTTCCTCTTATCTTTGGTTCCATTTTTAAACTATGTCAACCTTTTTCACAGATTTATTTTAGATTTCTTTTTTACTTTTTATACTACTATGATACAATATTTTTAATCAATTTCAATTTATTGTTAACTTTTTCACAAATAAGGAGAAAATCATGCGCTACGATTTTGGAAATGTTTATAAAGAAATCCGTGAGTCAAAAGGGTTGACCCAAGAGAAGGTCTGTGGGGATATTCTCTCAAGAACCAGCCTATCAAAAATCGAAAGCGGGAAAACAACTCCTAAATATGAGAATATGGAGTTTCTTCTCCAGCAAGTCAATATGACCTTTGAAGAGTTTGACTATATCTGTCAACTTTATCAACCAAGTCAACGCACAGAAATTATGCAAACCTATCTCAATATGAGCTCAATCCTAGGGACTAGTGAACTCGAAAAACTATTTCAAAAATGTCAAGACTACCTCAAGATCCACCACGATCTCCCTATCAAAGAGATACGAGATATGCTAGAAATTGTTATCTATATCCGCCAAAATGGGACTAAAAAGCTGTCAACCGAAGTTAACAATACTGTAAAGAAGCTGTGGAAGAAAATAGAAAAGCAGGACACTTGGTACGAGAATGACTTAAAAATCCTCAATACCATTCTCTTTACCTTTCCTATAGAACATATCCATCTTATCACTGGAAAAATCTTGCAACGCCTGGAAATCTATAAAAACTATCAACATTTATATGACTTGCGAATGGCAATCCTACTCAACCTCTCCACCATTTACTTATACAATCAAGATAAAAACATGTGCCAACAAATCTGCTACACTTTACTGGAGGATGCCAAGAACAAGAAAAACTACGATAGGCTTGCTATCTGCTATGTCCGTATTGGGATTTGTACGGATGATTCTAAACTTATCCAAAAAGGTTTCTCCCTTCTGAAGCTAACCGATGAGACCTCCATGCTATCTCATCTCAAAAAAGAAGTAGAGACCTATCATCAACCGAAGGAAATATAAAAAAGTCGAGGAAATTCCTCGACTTTTACTTCTTATTCTGTTTCTGTTAGTTAGTTCTTAATACCAACCGTTGTTAAGCCAGAAGTTCTTGGCAGCTGCCCATGAACCGTAACGTCCTGCAACGTAGGCATCTGCTACACGTTCTTGGTTTTCAGCTGAGTAGTCACCGTTCAAGTATGAATCTGTCAATTGGTAACGTCCGATGTAACGTCCGTTTGTAGCTGTGTAGCTACCACCTGATTCTTTTTGAGCGATCCATTCTTTGGCTTCTGCTTCAGAACCACTTACAGTTGAAGCTGTGTAGCTTTCTTCTTCATAAGAAGTGCTTGTTGTAGCAGCTGGCGCTTCGTAAGTTGTTGTTTCAGTTATTTCTTCGTAAGTCGTAGCCTCTTCGATTGTTTCTCCTGTTGCAGCTGGTGCTTCATAAGTTGTCGCAGCTGGAGCTGTCCCCTCGATGACCAAAACTTGGTCCACAAAGATCAGATGAATATCCTCTATCTTATTTTTTTCTGCCAATTTTTCAACAGTAGTATTGTACTTCTCAGCGATCTCTGAAAGAGTGTCACCTGGTTTCACTGTATAAGTGACTGTTTCATCCGCAAAAGCAAGTGATGGTGCAAGGAAAGCAAGAAAAGTTGCTGCTCCTGCAAGAGTTAATTTAATTTGTTTAGTTGTTAATGTCATTTCTAAAAATTCTCCTTTTTACTATGCTTCTATCATACCGTTTGAATATTACCGTTTCTTGACGGTTTTGTGTAGAAATATTACAAAAATATTTTATATTTACTGAAACATTGATATTTTTGTCATAAAAGACAAGATTTTATACCATTTTTATCCATTTTTTCAGTTTTATAAGGGAAATAAGCACAGAACTTCATTCTTTGATATAATAGAAACAAGAATCTTTGTAAGGGGAAACAGATGCACTCACTTCGTTTTCAATCTGTCTTTGATATTATCGGCCCTGTCATGATTGGCCCATCAAGTAGCCATACAGCCGGTGCGGTTCGTATCGGAAAAATCGTGTCTTCTATCTTTGGTGATAGACCGACAGAGGTGGAATTCCAATTATTTAATTCATTTGCCAAAACCTACCGTGGTCATGGAACTGACCTAGCTCTCGTTGCTGGAATTTTAGGTATGGATACGGATGATCCTGACATTCCAAATAGCCTTGAGATTGCTCATAAGCGTGGCATCAAGATTGTCTGGACCATTCAGAAAGACAGCAACGCTCCTCACCCTAACACCACTAAAATTACTGTGAAGAATGAACACAAGTCCATCAGTGTGACAGGAATTTCCATTGGTGGGGGAAATATCCAGGTCACGGAACTCAATGGCTTTGCCGTCTCTCTCAACATGAATACCCCGACCATCATCATCGTGCATCAGGATATTCCGGGGATGATTGCCCATGTTACAGAAGCCCTCTCTCGTTTCGATATCAACATCGCTCAGATGAATGTAACTCGGGAAAAAGCTGGAGAAAAAGCCATTATGATTATCGAAGTCGATAGTCGAAGTTGCGAAGAGGCGATTGAAGAAATCCGAAAAATCCCTCATCTCCACAATGTCAATTTCTTTAAGTAGGAGGAAACATGTTTTATTCTATCAAAGAATTGGTCGAGCAAGCGGATCTAGACTTCCAAGGAAATGTCGCAGAACTCATGATTGCGACAGAATATGAACTGACCGGCCGATGTCGAGATGAAGTTCTCCTCCTCATGGAACGCAATCTAGAAGTCATGAAAGCCTCTGTCGAGCTTGGCCTTAGTGAAAACAAATCCCGCAGTGGCCTAACAGGCGGAGACGCGGCCAAACTAGACCGCCATCTCAAAAGTGGCAAGGCCTTGTCTGACTTTACCATCCTATCAGCAGCCCGAAATGCCATCGCGGTCAACGAACACAACGCTAAAATGGGCTTGGTCTGCGCCACTCCAACCGCAGGAAGTGCTGGCTGTCTGCCAGCCGTTCTCACTGCTGCTATCCAAAAACTAGACCTTAGCCACGAAGAACAGCTAGATTTCCTCTTTGCTGCGGGTGCCTTTGGACTAGTCATCGCAAACAATGCCTCTATCTCAGGTGCTGAAGGTGGTTGCCAGGCCGAAGTCGGATCCGCCTCTGCCATGAGCGCCGCAGCCTTGACCTTGGCTGCAGGTGGAACCCCCTATCAGGCTAGCCAAGCCATCGCCTTTGTCATTAAAAATATGCTAGGTCTCATCTGTGACCCCGTCGCTGGTTTGGTTGAAGTTCCCTGTGTCAAACGAAATGCCATGGGAGCTAGCTTTGCCTTTATCGCGGCTGATATGGCCTTAGCAGGTATCGAATCTAAGATCCCTGTCGATGAAGTTATCGATGCCATGTACCAAGTCGGATCCAGCCTTCCAACTGCCTTCCGAGAAACGGCTGAAGGTGGACTCGCAGCCACCCCAACTGGTCGTCGCCTACAAAAAGAAATCTTCGGAGAATAACCTTATCTAATAGGAGAAACTATGTCATCAATCTCAGCCATCTTTTTCGATCTAGACGGAACTCTGGTTGACAGTTCCATCGGGATCCACAATTCCTTTACTCATACCTTTGAACAACTGGGAGTTCCGACTCCTGATGCTAAAACCATTCGTGGTTTCATGGGTCCACCGCTTGAAACTAGTTTTGCAACGTGTCTTCCCAAGGAGCAAATCTCGGAGGCTGTGCAGATATACCGTTCTTGCTACAAGAAAAAAGGAATCCACGAAGCCCAACTCTTCCCCCGAATGACGGAATTGCTTCAAGAACTCTCGCAAAACTATCCTCTCTATATCACCACTACAAAGAATACCCCTACTGCTCATGATATGACTAAAAATCTGGGAATCCATCATTTCTTTGATGGCATTTACGGTTCTAGTCCTGAAACGCCACACAAGGCGGATGTTATCCGTTATGCTTTGCAAACGCACCAACTCCCTGCAGACCAAGTCCTCATCATCGGAGACACCAAGTTTGATATGATCGGAGCCCAAGAAACTGGCATTAAAAAGTTCGCTGTTACTTGGGGATTTGGAGAAGAGGCTGATTTACTCAGCTATCAACCCGACTGGATTGCTCATACCATTGATGATATCATCAGTCAGCTATAACAAGCTAATAGCTTCAAACTACAGAGTAAAAAGACCAAGGTTCTGTCTATACAAAACCTTGGTCTTTGATTTATGATTAATTGTATGAGTCACTCTTACTCAATATGAGTTGTTTCATTTGCAAAGGAAATGATCGCTTCTTTAAGCTCATCTCCACTGAGTGAACGGAACTCCTCAATTTTCTGATTGATGGCTTCTAGTGGCATGACATTTACCTTACCAACGAAAATCTTGTCCATGACTTGGTTATCAACCAATTCGGTCGAAACCAAGAGTTCTTCATAGAGTTTTTCACCTGGGCGAATCCCAACCTCAACGATTGGAATTTCACTTTCTGTGTGCCCGCTTAGAAGCACCATTTTCTTGGCTAAGTCATAGATCTTGACTGGTTTGCCCATATCAAGGATAAAGACTTCTCCGTCCTTGGCATAAGCGCCAGCATGGATTACTAGACGGCTGGCCTCTGGAATGGTCATGAAGTAACGTGTCATGCGGAAGTCTGTCACCGTTACAGGGCCACCTTCAGCAATCTGGCGTTCAAAGACAGGAATCACACTACCACGACTCCCAAGAACATTCCCAAAACGAACTGCACAGTAGGTTGATTTGCTACGTTGGTTAAAGCCAGTGACAATCAACTCAGCCACGCGCTTGGTTGCGCCCATAACATTCGGTGGATTGACCGCCTTGTCAGTCGAAATCATGACCATCTTAGGTACTTTGGCTGCATCAACAGCCTTGGCAACATTATAGGTTCCTAGGATATTGTTCTTGAAGGCTTCTTTTGGATTGCGTTCCATCATCGGAACGTGTTTGTGAGCTGCAGCATGGTAAACGATGGCTGGTTTGTACTGTTCAAACACTTGTAGAAGACGGTCATAGTCCTGAATATCTGCAATAACGGGAACATAATCAATCCCTTGGAATTTACGAATCAACTCATGATAAATAAGGTAGATGGAGTTTTCACCATGTCCCAGCAAAATCACGCGTTCAGGATTAAAGCGGCTGACCTGACGACAAATCTCCGAACCAATCGAACCGCCGGCTCCTGTCACCAAGATGGTCTTGCCTGTAAGCTCTGCACCAAGACGGGATTCGTCGAGACGAATTTCCTGACGACCCAAAAGGTCTGTAATGTCAATCTTCTGGAAACCACTACCTGGTTGGTGAAGCCCTTGAACAACTGTCTCAACCTTGGGCATCTTGTAACATTTGATACCGAGTTTATTACACATCTGCAGGATACGTTCGTACTCTGACGGATCAAGCGAAGGGATGGCTACGATGACGCGCTCGATTTGGTGACGTTTGGCCAATTCAGGCAGATTATCATAAGAACCCAAAACGGAAATTCCACCTAGTTTTTGTCCCTTTTTCTTCTCATCATTATCCAAAATTCCCACTAACTCAAGGTCACTAGTTGGGTGTTGGTAGCTGTTCATAAAGAGGGCCCCACCATCACCAGCACCAATCAAGAAGGTACGGCGGTGTTCGCCCTCCCCACTACCCTGCTTGCGCTTAGAATAAATCAGCTGCCAAGTGATACGAGGGAGTAAGATGAGGAAAGTACTCAATAAGATAAAGAGTATGATGAACCGGATAGAAAATAGAGGAAGAAAGGCGTAGCAGAGTCCGTAAGAGACAATGCTGCTGACGGTTACACCAAAAAAGATTTTTAAGAAATCTGTGATTTTACTATAGCGACTAATACTCGCATTGAGCCCCCAAAATCCAATCATGATTTGATAGAAGAGGAAAGCCAAACCAGTATAGATAACATAGTCCACAGGCGCTGGGTTAATCAAGCCATAAAAGAGAATGTAAGACACGATGATGGAAACCACCATACTAATAATATCAAATACACCCCAGAACACCTGCTTTTGCTGTTTATTTAAAATTTCAACCAGATCAATTACATAATCTGTTAGTTTTTTATTCATAGGAATTTACTCTTTCTTAAAAGAATGCAAATAAATTTATTGTCATTATAACATTTTTTGGCTACTTTATCTTTTACAATACTATTTATTTTTTCTTAGTAATTTTACAAAAATAAACTGACGTACAAAACCTGGACAAAGTGCCACAATCGCCTGAATGGCAATGCTTTTCGCATATTCCATGTAGGAAATTTGCCCTCTTTCAAGCATGCGCTGACGAGCTTGGCGATAGAGTCTGAGGTAGCGCAGACCGCCTCGACGTTCAAACATCCCTGCACCGACACGAACCTGACACAAGATCTGATCGAGGTTTCCAGTCTTGGCACCTGCGGCAATCATATTGAGCCAGAGGAGATCATCCTCCATATAAAGCCCATCTTCATAGTTGCCTGCCTTGAGAACCATATCCTTCTTGAACATGACTGTCATGTGGTTAAAGGCGCTTCTCATTCTCTGATAAGCCACAATGTCTGCGTGCTGAGTTGGAACACGACGGTAAGAAACAATCTCGTCAGGATTGTCAATAAACTCTGCAATATGTCCACCTAAGAGATCGAGATTTTCTTTCTCCATTAGTTGAAGCTGTTTCTCAAAACGATCCGGAACGGCTAAATCATCCGTATCCATGCGGGCAATAATGTCATACTGGCACTGCAAAACACCGTAACGAAGAGCCAAGCCTAAACCTTGGTTTTGCTCTAAGGGGCAACGTTTCACTGGAATCTCTGACTGCGCTTCCACTTCATCTAGCACTTGATAGAGTTCGGGCGTGAGCGGCCCGTCCTCAACAAGAACAAGCTCACTTGGTTTCAAGGTCTGGTTTTGAATACTCTTGATAGCATCTCTCAAAAATGTCGGATTTTCCTTTACATAGACCGACATCAAGACGCTGATTTTTTGCTTTTCAGACACAGTTTTTCTCCAATTTATAGATTTCCTTCCACTATTTTATCACAAAATTTCCTAGTTTCCTATTTTTATCTCAAATCAAGAAAAATTCTGGTAAAGAAATCTGTCCCCTTTCACTCTATTTTCAGTTAAATCATTCTAGCTTTCTTAGCAGTCCTCTCCTTGACATTGTAAGAAAAAAACCTTAAAATAAGCTGTTATTAAAATCATCCTATCGAGGTTTTTATGAAAAAACAATCACTCTTTTTTGTTCTAGGAATTGTCTTAATCGGGACTGTTTTACGATCTCCTTTTACTGCTCTTCCAACTATTTTAGGTGATATCGCTCAGGGACTGGGAGTGGAGGTTAGCTCTCTTGGGATTTTAACTAGTCTCCCTCTCTTGATGTTTGCTCTTTTCTCTGCTTTTGCAAGCCGCTTGGCACAAAAAATCGGGTTGGAGCATCTCTTTACTTACTGTCTCCTCTTCTTAACTATTGGCTCTGTCATTCGGATTTTCAATCTCCCCCTTCTCTATCTAGGAACTCTGATCATCGGAGCGAGCATCGCCATTTTCAATGTACTCCTCCCAAGTATGATTCAGGCAAGTCAGCCTCAAAAGATCAGTTTCCTAACAACTCTCTATGTCACTGCCATGGGGGTTTCAACGGCCATCGCTTCTTATCTTTCGGTCCCTATCACCCAAGCTAGTTCGTGGAAGGGCCTCATCCTCGTTCTCAGCTTTCTCTGTCTGGTCACTCTGCTAGTCTGGTTGCCAAATCATCGCCACAACCACCACCTAGAAAGCCAAAAAGAAAAGCAAGTCAAAGAGAATATTCTAAAAAGTAAAGATGTTTGGGCTATCATTATCTTTGGCGGGCTTCAGTCCTTGCTCTTTTATACAAGTATGACCTGGTTGCCAACTATGGCTATTAGTGCTGGTCTTTCTAATAGCGATGCGGCTCTCCTGGCTTCTATCTTCTCACTGATCAGCATTCCTTTTTCCATGACTGTTCCAAGTCTGACGACTCGTCTGTCAGATGGTCACCGTCGAATCATGCTGGCAATTATCTCTATCGCTGGAATGACAGGAATTGCCATGCTCTTGTATCCAAGCAACAATTTCCTCTACTGGTTAGTCGTCCATCTCTTGATTGGAACGGCCTGCAGTGCCCTCTTCCCCTACCTCATGGTTTGCTTTTCTCTTAAAACCAGTTCTCCTGAAAAGACAGCTCAGCTATCTGGACTAGCGCAAACAGGGGGCTACATTTTGGCAGCCTTTGGTCCT of Streptococcus oralis contains these proteins:
- a CDS encoding CynX/NimT family MFS transporter, whose amino-acid sequence is MKKQSLFFVLGIVLIGTVLRSPFTALPTILGDIAQGLGVEVSSLGILTSLPLLMFALFSAFASRLAQKIGLEHLFTYCLLFLTIGSVIRIFNLPLLYLGTLIIGASIAIFNVLLPSMIQASQPQKISFLTTLYVTAMGVSTAIASYLSVPITQASSWKGLILVLSFLCLVTLLVWLPNHRHNHHLESQKEKQVKENILKSKDVWAIIIFGGLQSLLFYTSMTWLPTMAISAGLSNSDAALLASIFSLISIPFSMTVPSLTTRLSDGHRRIMLAIISIAGMTGIAMLLYPSNNFLYWLVVHLLIGTACSALFPYLMVCFSLKTSSPEKTAQLSGLAQTGGYILAAFGPTLFGYSFELFQSWIPAVLALLVIDIIMTVSLFMVDRADKIL
- a CDS encoding glycosyltransferase, which translates into the protein MSEKQKISVLMSVYVKENPTFLRDAIKSIQNQTLKPSELVLVEDGPLTPELYQVLDEVEAQSEIPVKRCPLEQNQGLGLALRYGVLQCQYDIIARMDTDDLAVPDRFEKQLQLMEKENLDLLGGHIAEFIDNPDEIVSYRRVPTQHADIVAYQRMRSAFNHMTVMFKKDMVLKAGNYEDGLYMEDDLLWLNMIAAGAKTGNLDQILCQVRVGAGMFERRGGLRYLRLYRQARQRMLERGQISYMEYAKSIAIQAIVALCPGFVRQFIFVKLLRKNK